The following coding sequences lie in one Mycobacterium sp. DL440 genomic window:
- a CDS encoding MBL fold metallo-hydrolase, translating to MSEPQVADRLYFRQLLSGRDYAAGDPIAQQMRNFSYLIGDRETGDAVVVDPAYAANDLVDVLESDDMHLSGVLVTHHHPDHVGGTMAGFSLKGLAELLERQSVPVHVNTHEADWVSKVTGIAPSELTSHVHGDKVAIGAVEIELLHTPGHTPGSQCFLLEGRLVAGDTLFLDGCGRTDFPGGNVDDMFRSLQALAQLPGDPTVFPGHWYSEEPSAPLDEVRRSNYVYRASNLEQWRMLMGG from the coding sequence ATGTCCGAGCCCCAGGTTGCAGACCGCTTGTACTTCCGGCAGTTGTTGTCGGGCCGCGACTATGCGGCCGGCGACCCGATTGCCCAGCAGATGCGCAACTTCTCCTATCTGATCGGCGACCGCGAGACTGGCGACGCCGTGGTGGTCGACCCGGCATACGCAGCCAACGACCTCGTCGACGTGCTCGAGTCCGACGACATGCACCTCTCCGGGGTGCTGGTCACCCATCACCACCCCGACCACGTCGGCGGCACGATGGCGGGCTTCTCCCTGAAGGGTCTCGCCGAACTGCTGGAGCGCCAGAGCGTGCCGGTCCACGTCAACACCCACGAGGCCGACTGGGTCTCGAAGGTCACCGGGATCGCGCCCAGTGAGTTGACCTCACATGTCCACGGCGACAAGGTCGCGATTGGCGCGGTGGAGATCGAGCTACTGCACACCCCTGGCCACACCCCGGGGAGTCAGTGCTTCCTGCTGGAGGGCCGACTGGTCGCCGGGGACACGTTGTTCCTCGATGGTTGCGGGCGCACCGACTTTCCCGGCGGCAATGTCGACGACATGTTCCGCAGCCTGCAGGCGCTGGCCCAGCTGCCCGGGGACCCGACCGTGTTCCCCGGGCACTGGTACTCGGAGGAACCGAGCGCTCCGCTCGACGAAGTCAGACGCAGCAACTACGTGTATCGGGCGTCGAACCTCGAGCAATGGCGCATGTTGATGGGCGGCTGA
- the nusG gene encoding transcription termination/antitermination protein NusG, with protein sequence MAEASEEAPAADEEAVDEEEDPAVALKKELRLKPGDWYVIHSYAGYENKVKANLETRVQNLDVGDYIFQVEVPTEEVTEIKNGQRKQVNRKVLPGYILVRMELNDESWGAVRNTPGVTGFVGATSRPSPLSLNDVVKFLLPQGAAKKPAKSSAAAAAGASTEATLERPEILVDFEVGESVTVMDGPFATLPASISEVNAEQQKLKVLVSIFGRETPVELTFNQVSKI encoded by the coding sequence GTGGCCGAGGCCTCTGAGGAGGCACCTGCTGCCGACGAAGAGGCTGTCGACGAAGAAGAGGATCCGGCAGTCGCGCTCAAGAAAGAGCTGCGCCTCAAGCCGGGCGACTGGTACGTCATCCACTCCTACGCCGGCTACGAGAACAAGGTGAAGGCCAACCTCGAGACCCGCGTGCAGAACCTGGACGTCGGCGACTACATCTTCCAGGTCGAGGTGCCCACCGAAGAGGTCACCGAGATCAAGAACGGCCAGCGTAAGCAGGTCAACCGCAAGGTGCTGCCGGGATACATCCTGGTGCGCATGGAGCTCAACGACGAGTCGTGGGGCGCGGTGCGCAACACGCCCGGCGTCACCGGCTTCGTCGGCGCCACCTCGCGTCCGTCCCCGCTGTCGCTGAACGACGTGGTGAAGTTCCTGCTGCCGCAGGGCGCGGCCAAGAAGCCCGCCAAGTCCAGTGCCGCCGCCGCGGCCGGTGCCAGCACCGAGGCCACGTTGGAACGCCCCGAGATCCTGGTCGATTTCGAGGTCGGCGAGTCCGTCACCGTCATGGACGGCCCGTTCGCGACGCTGCCCGCCTCGATCAGCGAGGTCAACGCCGAGCAGCAGAAGCTCAAGGTGCTGGTCTCCATCTTCGGCCGCGAGACACCCGTCGAACTGACCTTCAACCAGGTCTCCAAGATTTAG
- the hadA gene encoding (3R)-hydroxyacyl-ACP dehydratase subunit HadA — MALSSNIVGMHYRHPEHYEVGREKIREHAIAVKNDDAFFHDEAAAAELGHDALPAPLTFISIFGYQAQWAFFEWADIGIQDAQIVQVDQELKFLKPVRAGDKLYCDVYVHSVRKAHGTDIIVTKNIITDDKGDVVQEAYTTLAGRAGDGEEGFN, encoded by the coding sequence GTGGCTCTATCGTCAAACATCGTCGGGATGCACTACCGGCATCCCGAGCATTACGAGGTCGGACGCGAAAAGATTCGCGAGCATGCGATCGCGGTAAAGAACGACGATGCGTTCTTCCACGACGAGGCTGCCGCGGCTGAGCTCGGCCACGACGCACTGCCGGCGCCGCTGACCTTTATCAGCATCTTCGGTTACCAGGCACAGTGGGCCTTTTTCGAGTGGGCCGACATCGGTATCCAGGACGCTCAGATCGTCCAGGTCGACCAGGAGCTGAAGTTCCTCAAGCCGGTCAGGGCCGGAGACAAGCTTTACTGTGACGTGTACGTGCATTCCGTACGCAAGGCGCACGGTACCGACATCATCGTGACCAAGAACATCATCACCGACGACAAAGGTGACGTGGTCCAGGAGGCTTACACGACCCTGGCCGGGCGTGCGGGCGACGGAGAAGAGGGTTTTAACTGA
- the rpmG gene encoding 50S ribosomal protein L33 codes for MASSTDVRPKITLACEVCKHRNYITKKNRRNDPDRLEIKKFCPNCGTHQPHKESR; via the coding sequence GTGGCGTCGAGTACCGACGTACGGCCGAAGATCACTTTGGCGTGCGAGGTGTGCAAGCACCGCAACTACATCACCAAGAAGAACCGCCGCAACGATCCCGACCGGCTCGAGATCAAGAAGTTCTGCCCCAACTGCGGCACCCACCAGCCGCACAAAGAGTCGCGATAG
- a CDS encoding MFS transporter produces the protein MTAQTTARPQPRGALRLMFDPVFGALFWGKMFSVVAVWTHGIVAAIVIFDATGSAVMVGMVGVAQFLPQLILSPTSGKWADIGDPARQILWGRVLCIIGSGSTALWLALDPDLQGTAAAVPVLVGSTLVGFGFVIGGPAMQSVVPSLIRDGELATAMALNSIPMTIGRILGPAIGAFLAARLGAAPGFAISAGLHMVFAIFLLLVTFPTRPERSPHGDYRVRAALTYVWRDRPLLLALLAVATVGFASDPSITLTPSMAEDLGGGAHLVGALSAAFGIGAAVGMVVLASMRGRLAAARVSAIGLWLLVAGCGLLAVGTVTALALAGFAVAGLGFGWAMTGLSTVVQERAPEELRGRIMALWLVGFLGSRPFAAALLGGAADMFSVRVAFVIAGALTLAVALATRPAALSAPNAATL, from the coding sequence GTGACAGCCCAGACCACTGCCCGCCCGCAGCCGCGCGGTGCCCTGCGGTTGATGTTCGACCCGGTGTTCGGCGCCCTGTTCTGGGGCAAGATGTTCTCGGTCGTCGCGGTGTGGACGCACGGCATCGTCGCGGCCATCGTGATCTTCGACGCCACCGGTTCGGCGGTGATGGTGGGCATGGTCGGCGTCGCACAGTTCCTGCCGCAACTCATCCTGAGCCCGACCAGCGGCAAGTGGGCCGACATCGGCGACCCGGCCCGCCAGATCCTGTGGGGCCGGGTGTTGTGCATCATCGGCTCGGGCTCGACCGCTCTCTGGCTGGCCCTGGACCCCGACCTGCAGGGCACCGCGGCGGCGGTACCCGTGCTCGTCGGCTCCACCCTGGTCGGCTTCGGATTCGTCATCGGCGGACCGGCCATGCAGTCGGTGGTACCGAGCCTGATCCGCGACGGCGAGCTCGCGACGGCCATGGCGCTCAACAGCATTCCGATGACCATCGGCCGGATCCTCGGTCCGGCCATCGGCGCTTTCCTGGCCGCGCGGCTCGGTGCGGCGCCCGGCTTCGCGATCAGCGCGGGCCTGCACATGGTGTTCGCGATCTTCCTGCTGCTGGTCACCTTCCCGACCCGGCCGGAGCGCAGCCCGCACGGGGATTACCGCGTGCGGGCGGCGCTGACGTACGTCTGGCGGGACCGCCCGCTGCTGCTGGCCCTGCTGGCCGTGGCGACCGTCGGGTTCGCCTCCGATCCGTCGATCACGCTCACCCCGTCGATGGCCGAGGACCTCGGTGGCGGCGCCCACCTGGTCGGTGCGCTCTCGGCGGCGTTCGGCATCGGCGCGGCGGTCGGCATGGTGGTGCTGGCGTCGATGCGTGGCCGGCTGGCGGCCGCCCGGGTTTCGGCAATCGGGTTGTGGCTGCTCGTGGCCGGCTGTGGACTGCTCGCGGTAGGTACCGTCACGGCCTTGGCGCTGGCCGGTTTCGCGGTCGCGGGGCTGGGCTTCGGTTGGGCGATGACGGGCCTGAGCACTGTCGTGCAGGAGCGGGCACCCGAAGAACTGCGGGGCCGCATCATGGCGCTGTGGCTGGTCGGCTTCCTCGGGTCGCGCCCGTTCGCCGCGGCGTTGTTGGGCGGCGCGGCCGACATGTTCAGCGTGCGGGTGGCGTTCGTCATCGCCGGCGCGCTGACCCTCGCGGTCGCACTCGCCACTCGACCCGCCGCACTGTCGGCGCCAAACGCAGCAACACTCTGA
- the secE gene encoding preprotein translocase subunit SecE, whose amino-acid sequence MSDEREGAGSADDTGTDAGTDTGATDTAQGQTAVVTRPLRPTGKRTRRGVADEADGDEAAEGDASSDDAKADSGKSKKAKKNAKAKKNGPSRNPIMFVVNYLKQVVAELRKVIWPNRKQMVSYTTVVLVFLVFMVALISGADLGLARLVSLVFGT is encoded by the coding sequence GTGAGCGACGAGCGTGAAGGTGCCGGCTCCGCAGACGACACTGGAACCGACGCCGGCACCGACACCGGGGCAACGGACACCGCCCAAGGCCAGACCGCGGTGGTGACCCGGCCGTTGCGTCCGACCGGCAAGCGGACTCGTCGTGGCGTGGCTGATGAGGCCGACGGTGACGAGGCCGCCGAGGGCGACGCGTCGAGTGATGATGCCAAGGCCGACTCCGGTAAGTCGAAGAAGGCCAAGAAGAACGCGAAGGCCAAGAAGAACGGGCCGTCGCGTAACCCGATCATGTTCGTCGTCAACTACCTGAAGCAGGTCGTTGCCGAGCTCCGCAAGGTGATCTGGCCGAACCGCAAGCAGATGGTCAGCTACACCACGGTGGTGCTGGTCTTCCTGGTGTTCATGGTCGCGCTGATCTCCGGCGCCGATCTCGGCCTGGCGCGACTGGTGTCGCTGGTGTTCGGCACCTGA
- a CDS encoding MarR family winged helix-turn-helix transcriptional regulator codes for MCYAHIVPRYNQLDELLVRIHIVRQRPGWRRRLIDGSGSVPSLSTLRVLRAVEQRERAGQSASVGEVAEYMAVEHSTASRTVANVVAAGLLTKTQDVEDQRRCVLTLTAEGREALADVTERRREMVAETVAEWSESDVDKLVDLLEQLVTDFERGISS; via the coding sequence ATGTGCTATGCACATATAGTGCCTCGCTACAACCAACTCGATGAGCTTCTGGTGCGCATCCACATCGTCCGGCAGCGCCCCGGGTGGCGGCGCCGGCTGATCGACGGGTCGGGCAGCGTCCCGTCGCTGTCGACGCTGCGGGTGCTCCGCGCCGTCGAGCAGCGGGAGAGGGCCGGGCAGAGCGCCTCGGTCGGCGAGGTGGCCGAGTACATGGCAGTCGAGCACTCCACCGCCAGCCGCACCGTCGCCAACGTCGTCGCCGCCGGGCTGCTCACCAAAACCCAAGACGTCGAGGATCAACGCCGGTGCGTCCTCACCCTCACCGCTGAAGGCCGCGAGGCCCTGGCCGACGTGACCGAACGGCGCCGCGAGATGGTCGCCGAGACCGTCGCCGAATGGTCCGAGTCCGACGTCGACAAACTCGTCGACCTGTTGGAGCAGCTGGTCACCGATTTCGAGCGGGGGATCAGCTCGTGA
- a CDS encoding crotonase/enoyl-CoA hydratase family protein — protein sequence MSSLVSYELNDAVATITMDDGKVNALSPAMQAEINAALDQAAASAAAGEVKAVVLAGNSKVFSGGFDLSVFSSGDVAATLGMLAGGFELSVRCLSFPVPVIMAATGHAIAMGSFLMLSGDHRVGAVTSRCQANEVKIGMTLPNAAIEIMRMRLTRAAFQRGIAMAAVFTGDAAIAGGWLDEVVEAGAVLSRAQEVAAEAAATLNTGAHVASKLKARAEALAAIRAGIDGLAKEFAG from the coding sequence ATGAGCAGCCTGGTGAGCTACGAGCTCAACGATGCCGTGGCCACGATCACGATGGACGACGGCAAGGTCAACGCTTTGTCGCCGGCGATGCAGGCCGAGATCAACGCGGCGCTGGATCAGGCGGCGGCCAGTGCGGCTGCCGGCGAGGTGAAAGCCGTGGTGCTGGCCGGCAATTCGAAGGTGTTCAGCGGCGGGTTCGACCTGAGCGTGTTTTCGTCCGGCGACGTCGCGGCAACCCTGGGCATGCTCGCCGGCGGTTTCGAACTGTCGGTGCGGTGCCTGAGCTTCCCGGTGCCGGTGATCATGGCCGCTACCGGACATGCCATCGCGATGGGCTCGTTCCTGATGTTGTCCGGTGATCACCGGGTCGGTGCGGTGACGTCGCGGTGCCAGGCCAACGAGGTGAAGATCGGGATGACGCTGCCGAACGCCGCCATCGAGATCATGCGGATGCGCTTGACCCGCGCCGCTTTTCAGCGCGGAATCGCCATGGCGGCGGTTTTCACCGGTGACGCGGCGATTGCGGGCGGCTGGCTCGATGAGGTCGTCGAGGCGGGCGCGGTGCTGTCCCGCGCCCAGGAGGTGGCCGCCGAGGCCGCGGCGACCTTGAACACCGGCGCACACGTGGCCAGCAAGCTCAAGGCCCGCGCCGAGGCCCTGGCCGCGATTCGTGCCGGAATCGACGGCCTGGCAAAGGAATTCGCAGGCTAG
- the hadB gene encoding (3R)-hydroxyacyl-ACP dehydratase subunit HadB, which produces MALREFSSVKVGDTLPERVIPLTRGDLVNYAGVSGDLNPIHWDDEIAKQVGLDTAIAHGMLTMGLGGGYVTAWVGDPAAVTEYNVRFTAVVPVPNDGVGAEIAFNGRIKSVDPEEKLVTIAISATAGGKKIFGRAIATAKLA; this is translated from the coding sequence ATGGCGCTGCGCGAGTTCAGTTCGGTGAAGGTCGGTGACACGCTTCCGGAGCGGGTGATCCCGCTGACCCGTGGAGATCTGGTCAACTACGCCGGCGTGTCCGGTGACCTCAACCCGATCCACTGGGACGACGAGATTGCCAAGCAGGTCGGACTCGACACCGCAATCGCCCACGGCATGCTGACCATGGGCCTCGGCGGCGGCTACGTCACCGCATGGGTCGGTGACCCGGCAGCGGTGACCGAGTACAACGTCCGGTTCACGGCCGTCGTGCCCGTCCCCAATGACGGTGTCGGAGCCGAGATCGCCTTCAACGGTCGTATCAAGTCCGTTGATCCCGAGGAGAAACTGGTCACCATCGCCATCTCGGCGACCGCAGGCGGAAAGAAGATCTTCGGGCGCGCCATCGCGACCGCGAAACTGGCGTAA
- a CDS encoding globin domain-containing protein, producing MTVTSPEPSAVRDELEPQHAEIVSATLPLIGAHIDEITSEFYRRLFANHPELLRNLFNRGNQAQGAQQRALAASIATFATHLVNPDLPHPSALLARIGHKHASLGITADQYPIVHDNLFAAIVEVLGADTVTPEVAEAWDRVYWIMADTLIALERDLYAGAGVEPGDVFRRLRVVSRVDDPSGAVLVTVRAGEPVNFVAGQYVSVGVTLPDGARQLRQYSLVGAPGSTDLTFAVKPVDAVADQPAGEVSSWIRANLCIGDLLDVTLPFGDLYTGARPDGPLVLVSAGIGITPMVGILEFLTAEAPDSHVRVLHADRSDSGQPLRERQHELIDALPNASLDLWYEDGVTGGAPGVHAGLLKLDGIELSADAAYYVCGGAGFVEAVRAQLNGRGIAHERVHCELFAPNDWLLD from the coding sequence ATGACCGTCACCAGCCCCGAGCCGTCTGCGGTACGCGACGAACTGGAGCCGCAGCACGCCGAAATCGTCTCCGCGACATTGCCCCTCATCGGCGCGCACATCGACGAGATCACCTCGGAGTTCTACCGCCGGCTGTTCGCCAACCACCCCGAACTGCTGCGCAATCTGTTCAACCGCGGCAACCAGGCGCAGGGAGCCCAGCAGCGCGCGCTGGCGGCGTCGATCGCCACGTTCGCCACCCACCTGGTCAACCCCGACCTGCCGCACCCCTCGGCGCTGCTGGCACGCATCGGTCACAAGCACGCCTCGCTGGGCATCACCGCCGACCAGTACCCGATCGTGCACGACAACCTGTTCGCGGCGATCGTCGAGGTACTGGGCGCCGACACCGTGACGCCCGAGGTTGCCGAGGCCTGGGACCGGGTCTACTGGATCATGGCCGACACCCTGATCGCGCTGGAGCGCGACTTGTACGCCGGCGCCGGCGTGGAACCCGGTGACGTCTTCCGGCGGCTGCGCGTCGTCTCCCGCGTCGACGACCCGTCCGGTGCCGTCCTGGTCACGGTGCGCGCCGGAGAGCCCGTCAACTTCGTTGCCGGACAATATGTCTCGGTCGGCGTCACGCTGCCCGACGGAGCCCGCCAGCTACGTCAGTACAGCCTGGTCGGCGCACCCGGGTCCACCGACCTGACGTTTGCGGTCAAGCCCGTCGACGCCGTCGCGGACCAGCCCGCCGGCGAAGTCTCGTCCTGGATCCGGGCCAACCTCTGCATCGGCGACCTGCTCGACGTGACGCTGCCGTTCGGTGACCTGTACACCGGCGCTCGGCCCGACGGCCCCCTGGTGCTGGTGTCGGCGGGCATCGGGATCACGCCGATGGTCGGCATCCTGGAATTCCTGACCGCCGAGGCGCCCGACAGCCACGTGCGGGTCCTGCATGCCGACCGCAGCGACAGCGGCCAGCCGCTGCGCGAGCGTCAACACGAGCTGATCGACGCGCTGCCCAACGCGAGCCTCGACCTCTGGTACGAGGACGGCGTCACCGGCGGTGCCCCCGGCGTGCACGCCGGACTGCTCAAGCTCGACGGGATCGAACTGTCCGCCGACGCCGCGTACTACGTGTGCGGCGGGGCCGGATTCGTCGAGGCGGTCCGCGCACAGCTGAATGGCCGCGGAATCGCCCACGAGCGGGTGCACTGCGAGCTCTTCGCACCCAACGACTGGCTCCTGGACTAG
- the hadC gene encoding (3R)-hydroxyacyl-ACP dehydratase subunit HadC encodes MALKANILGMVYEYPEVFEVGREQVRQFARAVKANDPASLDEEAAAALGHDALVAGPTFSSIFALLVQADFFRNVDLGMETMQILQVDQKFVYHRPVKVGDRLHAKMVIASVDKRFGADIVVTHNVCTDDNGEVVLDGYTTLMGHEGDNSVSVKWDPESGQVIRKAAGE; translated from the coding sequence ATGGCACTCAAGGCAAACATCCTGGGAATGGTCTACGAATACCCCGAGGTTTTCGAGGTTGGTCGCGAGCAGGTGCGGCAGTTCGCGCGGGCTGTGAAGGCCAACGATCCGGCCAGCTTGGACGAGGAGGCCGCGGCCGCCCTGGGCCACGATGCGCTCGTCGCAGGCCCGACGTTCTCCTCCATCTTCGCGCTGCTGGTGCAAGCCGATTTCTTCCGAAATGTCGACCTCGGCATGGAAACCATGCAGATCCTGCAGGTCGATCAGAAGTTCGTCTACCACCGGCCGGTCAAGGTCGGCGACCGCCTGCACGCCAAGATGGTGATCGCCTCGGTGGACAAACGCTTCGGCGCCGACATCGTCGTCACCCACAACGTGTGCACCGACGACAACGGTGAGGTGGTGCTGGATGGATACACCACGCTGATGGGCCACGAAGGCGACAATTCGGTCTCCGTCAAGTGGGATCCGGAATCCGGTCAGGTCATCCGCAAGGCCGCCGGAGAGTAG
- a CDS encoding DUF2235 domain-containing protein → MKNIVLCFDHTDEYPGLRDASNTEMLFRLLDDTDQLTWYHSGTATLHGRRITPSRRGDSAGEARAAIAEAYRFLGDAWDPGDRIFVFGGGEGGHRAGELATLLGTVGLLPAHSDDVLDYALATYVLPRTARTPQDWRQIRVLAAQLFGDRDPAVPVQFLGLWNATAIPGAKHHVGPLPTVESGRHAVAVDGGRRTMRYSERVDEVWFRGTRGDVIGGTGACWPLADIALDWMLDGAISSGLRVHDHSACPTDLDALAGTAPAIGRCRAPLDAKVHASVEVYLRSHPHYWRRLPARIEWTDAEWLARGERLVHTPVTVPVQRDILTAVAS, encoded by the coding sequence GTGAAGAACATCGTGCTGTGCTTCGACCACACAGATGAATATCCCGGGCTCCGTGACGCGTCGAATACCGAGATGCTGTTTCGGTTGCTGGACGACACCGATCAGTTGACCTGGTATCACAGCGGCACGGCCACGCTGCACGGTAGACGCATCACGCCGAGCCGCCGCGGCGACTCGGCCGGCGAAGCCCGGGCGGCCATCGCCGAGGCCTACCGCTTCCTCGGCGATGCGTGGGATCCCGGGGATCGCATCTTCGTGTTCGGCGGCGGGGAGGGCGGCCATCGCGCCGGTGAACTGGCCACGTTGCTCGGTACGGTCGGCTTGTTGCCGGCTCATTCCGATGACGTACTGGACTACGCGCTTGCCACCTATGTACTGCCCCGCACGGCGCGCACGCCCCAGGACTGGCGACAGATCAGGGTGTTGGCGGCCCAGTTGTTCGGTGACCGCGATCCGGCCGTGCCGGTGCAGTTCCTCGGGTTGTGGAATGCCACGGCCATCCCGGGCGCCAAGCACCACGTGGGTCCGCTGCCGACGGTGGAGTCCGGTCGGCACGCGGTGGCGGTCGACGGCGGTCGCCGGACCATGCGGTACAGCGAGAGAGTTGACGAAGTCTGGTTCCGGGGAACCCGCGGCGATGTCATCGGCGGCACCGGCGCGTGCTGGCCGCTGGCCGACATTGCTCTGGACTGGATGCTCGACGGGGCCATTTCCTCAGGGCTACGGGTTCACGATCACAGCGCCTGCCCCACCGATCTCGATGCCCTGGCCGGGACCGCGCCGGCGATCGGGCGGTGCCGGGCGCCGCTGGACGCCAAGGTGCACGCCAGTGTCGAGGTGTACCTGCGTTCGCACCCGCACTATTGGCGGCGACTGCCCGCGCGTATCGAATGGACCGACGCCGAATGGCTGGCCCGCGGTGAGCGGCTGGTCCACACCCCCGTGACCGTGCCGGTGCAGCGCGACATTCTCACCGCCGTCGCCTCGTAA
- a CDS encoding Rrf2 family transcriptional regulator, with product MHLTRFTDLGLRTLMLLSAGESQEQRITTRTIASGANASEHHVAKAVSKLSELGMVHARRGRVGGLVLTDAGRNASIGWLVRELEGDREVIECGGDSPCPLIAACRLRRLLADAKEAFYRELDRYTVTDLTADNRLPIVLQLTTPERNPR from the coding sequence ATGCACCTCACCCGGTTCACCGACCTAGGACTGCGCACGCTGATGCTGCTGTCCGCCGGTGAGTCGCAGGAGCAGCGCATCACCACTCGCACCATCGCCTCAGGCGCCAACGCGTCCGAGCATCACGTCGCCAAGGCCGTCTCCAAGCTGTCCGAACTCGGCATGGTCCACGCCCGGCGCGGCCGGGTCGGGGGACTGGTGCTCACCGATGCCGGGCGCAACGCCTCGATCGGCTGGCTGGTGCGCGAACTCGAAGGGGACCGCGAGGTCATCGAATGCGGCGGGGATTCCCCCTGCCCGCTGATCGCAGCCTGCCGGCTACGCCGGTTGCTGGCCGACGCGAAGGAGGCGTTCTATCGCGAACTCGACCGCTACACCGTCACAGACCTGACGGCGGACAACCGCCTACCGATCGTTCTGCAACTCACCACCCCTGAAAGGAATCCCCGATGA